One window of the Trifolium pratense cultivar HEN17-A07 linkage group LG2, ARS_RC_1.1, whole genome shotgun sequence genome contains the following:
- the LOC123907921 gene encoding protein ABCI7, chloroplastic-like, whose protein sequence is MSGIALTPTAFNPIIPSSSSSCSSSLKSHKFIKTRTKLTQFNNNAISISSDPFLLNLAETLEDSIPTPQPLQNLREASSESLLSTPWPSRRDEPFRFTDLSFLRSSHILPAPIPTTTTTTVTPPFSDDDDQFPCHISFIDGHFINSMSKNLEFPDGVYVGSLLNLSGKVAERVLELVSGLDGGDLFWSINGMAAPDLMVVYVPEGVRVENPVHLGYLSLLGSKDGSKDLYISNPRVLVVVEKGGEVDIVEEFSNDEENENEFYWSNAVLEVVIGEGGKVRHSYIQTQSLLAAHIKWTSVRQESSSTYELTEVSTGGKLGRHNLHIKQLGPDTVTELSTLHLSVGNQTQDLHSSLVLDHPRGFSRQLHKCIVTHSQGQAVFDGNVKVNRYAQQTDAGQLTRSLLLEPRATVNVKPNLQIIADDVKCSHGAAISDLEQSQLLYFQARGIDSATARRVLIFAFGGEVIDKFPYSSVRDRVRSQIKSLLDPSPKLAPL, encoded by the exons ATGAGTGGCATAGCGTTGACACCCACAGCTTTCAATCCCATAAtcccatcttcatcttcttcttgttcttcatctCTCAAATCTCACAAATTCATCAAAACAAGAACCAAACTCACACAATTCAACAACAACGCTATTTCAATTTCCTCAGACCCATTCCTTCTCAACCTCGCAGAAACATTAGAAGATTCCATCCCTACACCACAACCTCTCCAGAATCTTCGAGAAGCTTCCTCAGAATCACTTCTCTCAACTCCATGGCCTTCTCGAAGAGACGAACCCTTTCGTTTCACAGACCTTTCCTTCCTTCGCTCTTCCCATATCCTACCCGCCCCAATCCCAaccacaaccaccaccaccgtTACGCCGCCATTCTCCGATGATGATGATCAATTCCCTTGCCACATCAGCTTCATCGACGGTCATTTCATAAACTCAATGTCGAAAAATTTGGAATTTCCAGATGGGGTTTACGTTGGTAGTTTATTGAATTTGAGTGGTAAAGTTGCTGAAAGGGTTTTAGAATTGGTTTCTGGATTGGACGGTGGTGATTTGTTTTGGTCGATTAATGGTATGGCTGCACCTGATTTGATGGTGGTTTATGTGCCCGAGGGTGTTCGAGTTGAAAATCCGGTTCATTTGGGTTATTTATCCTTGCTGGGTAGTAAGGATGGTTCCAAAGATTTGTATATTTCGAATCCGAGGGTTTTGGTTGTGGTGGAGAAAGGTGGAGAGGTTGATATAGTTGAAGAGTTTTCTAATGATGAAGAGAATGAGAATGAGTTTTATTGGAGTAATGCTGTTTTGGAGGTTGTGATTGGGGAAGGTGGTAAGGTTAGGCATTCTTATATTCAGACTCAGTCATTGCTTGCTGCACATATCAAATGGACTTCCGTTCGTCAG GAGTCATCTAGTACATATGAGCTTACAGAGGTAAGCACAGGAGGCAAACTAGGAAGGCACAATCTTCATATCAAACAACTAGGTCCAGACACGGTGACAGAGTTATCTACTCTACACTTGTCTGTTGGTAATCAAACACAGGATCTTCACAGTAGTCTTGTATTGGATCATCCAAGGGGTTTTTCCCGTCAGCTTCATAAGTGCATCGTAACTCATTCACAGGGACAAGCAGTTTTTGATGGAAACGTTAAGGTTAACAG GTATGCTCAGCAGACAGATGCAGGACAATTAACAAGAAGCCTTCTTCTTGAACCTCGTGCAACTGTAAATGTTAAACCAAATCTCCAAATCATCGCTGATGATGTAAAGTGTTCCCATGGAGCTGCAATAAGTGACTTGGAACAGAGCCAACTCCTGTATTTCCAAGCACGTGGCATTGATTCAGCAACAGCTAGAAGGGTTCTAATTTTTGCCTTTGGAGGGGAAGTGATAGATAAGTTTCCTTATTCTTCTGTTAGAGATAGAGTACGAAGTCAGATTAAAAGTTTATTGGATCCATCTCCTAAATTAGCACCATTATAG